One genomic segment of candidate division KSB1 bacterium includes these proteins:
- a CDS encoding PhzF family phenazine biosynthesis protein — protein MRVTLLQVDAFTDKPFHGNSAAVCLLPVAREERWMQQVAAEMNLSETAFVVRREEGFNLRWFTPTVEVELCGHATLASAHALWETGQLSPHEPARFHTRSGWLTAVRQGEWIQLDFPATVATPAEAPAGLLEALGLIPRFIGRSKFDYLIEVEKEEQVRQLQPDFHRLRQIPVRGVMVTSRAQGSDCDFVSRFFAPGSGIDEDPVTGSAHCCLGPFWSERLNKRDLIARQVSARGGRLLVGVRGERVLLSGQAITVLRGELLA, from the coding sequence ATGCGAGTGACACTCTTGCAGGTTGATGCCTTTACCGACAAACCGTTTCACGGCAACTCCGCCGCGGTGTGCCTGCTGCCGGTGGCGCGTGAAGAACGCTGGATGCAACAGGTGGCGGCGGAAATGAATCTTTCCGAAACCGCCTTTGTGGTGCGGCGGGAGGAAGGTTTCAATTTGCGCTGGTTCACGCCGACGGTCGAAGTGGAATTATGCGGCCATGCCACGCTGGCGAGTGCACATGCGTTGTGGGAGACCGGCCAGCTTTCCCCGCATGAGCCGGCGCGTTTTCACACCCGCAGTGGCTGGCTCACCGCGGTGCGCCAGGGCGAGTGGATTCAACTGGATTTCCCCGCCACGGTCGCGACTCCGGCAGAGGCCCCTGCCGGCTTGTTGGAGGCACTCGGCCTGATCCCGCGGTTCATCGGCCGCAGCAAGTTCGACTATCTGATCGAGGTGGAAAAGGAAGAGCAGGTGCGCCAGCTTCAGCCGGACTTCCACCGGTTGCGCCAGATTCCCGTGCGCGGCGTGATGGTGACCAGCCGGGCGCAGGGCAGTGATTGTGATTTCGTCTCGCGCTTCTTTGCGCCCGGCTCGGGAATCGATGAAGATCCGGTGACCGGTTCGGCGCATTGTTGTTTGGGGCCGTTTTGGAGCGAACGTCTTAACAAGCGGGATTTGATTGCCCGGCAGGTTTCCGCGCGGGGCGGGCGGTTGCTGGTGGGGGTGCGGGGCGAGCGTGTGCTGCTCAGCGGCCAGGCGATTACTGTGCTGCGCGGCGAACTCCTGGCGTAA
- a CDS encoding PDZ domain-containing protein: MIQKFYTAKVALVTAAALTLLGSLSLSEVAAGPARDESDRGWLGVNVQELTPSLREALKVGNQTGLLVTGVVKGSPADEAGIREEDVIIEFAGRKVEKVEDLTRAVRQTEPEKKVKVVVLREGNRKEYAVTVGKYRREHSSGPWRSFSWSGSHPAVPVFPGRPRLGVQVHELNNDLAPYFKVEPKAGALILAVTKNSPAAKAGLKAGDVILKVGEEVVRDPDDLIAALRDYDEGDKVRIAYVRQGQTAAVEVELEKVGAGHFRYMPNPFQHHFSAPEKVEWEELDLEVPEVLLRSDSPERKLIRKIRIHTDWNSI; the protein is encoded by the coding sequence ATGATCCAAAAATTTTATACCGCCAAAGTGGCGCTGGTCACCGCCGCGGCTTTGACCTTGCTTGGCAGTCTGTCGCTTTCGGAGGTGGCGGCGGGACCTGCCCGTGACGAATCCGACAGGGGCTGGCTCGGTGTCAATGTGCAGGAGTTGACCCCCTCCTTGCGAGAGGCGCTGAAAGTCGGCAACCAGACCGGGCTGCTGGTGACCGGTGTCGTCAAGGGGAGCCCGGCGGACGAGGCCGGCATTCGTGAGGAGGATGTCATCATCGAGTTCGCCGGCCGGAAGGTCGAAAAGGTGGAGGACTTGACGCGGGCTGTCCGCCAGACCGAACCGGAGAAGAAGGTCAAAGTCGTTGTGCTGCGGGAGGGCAACCGCAAGGAATACGCAGTGACGGTGGGCAAGTATCGCCGCGAGCACAGCAGCGGACCGTGGCGCAGCTTTTCGTGGAGCGGCAGTCATCCCGCCGTTCCGGTTTTTCCCGGGCGGCCGCGCCTGGGAGTGCAAGTGCACGAGTTGAACAATGATCTGGCGCCTTATTTCAAAGTCGAGCCCAAGGCCGGCGCGCTGATCCTGGCGGTTACCAAAAACAGCCCCGCGGCCAAAGCCGGTTTGAAAGCCGGCGATGTGATCCTCAAGGTGGGCGAAGAAGTCGTGCGCGATCCCGATGATTTGATCGCGGCGCTGCGCGACTATGACGAGGGCGACAAAGTCAGGATTGCATACGTGCGCCAGGGCCAAACCGCCGCCGTTGAGGTGGAATTGGAAAAGGTGGGAGCCGGACATTTCAGGTACATGCCGAATCCATTCCAACACCACTTCTCAGCGCCGGAGAAGGTGGAGTGGGAGGAACTCGATCTCGAAGTTCCCGAGGTTCTCCTGCGCTCCGATTCTCCAGAGCGGAAATTGATTCGCAAAATACGCATTCATACGGATTGGAATTCCATCTGA
- a CDS encoding sigma-70 family RNA polymerase sigma factor has product MVLLAQQGDQAAFQQLYRRWARNLYALAYHMLGNHQDADEVLQETFLRVFRHIARLRSPEAFPAWIYQITVNLCMDFRKLRTRVRWQPLEHDADGPSPFELATTKWVRNPHQVLENKELLAEITAAIAELPEQQKAVILMHEVEGLSKKMIAEVLQCSLVTVRTNLHHARKKLRKRLALYLKA; this is encoded by the coding sequence TTGGTCCTGCTCGCACAGCAGGGCGATCAGGCTGCCTTTCAGCAATTGTACCGTCGCTGGGCGCGCAACCTCTATGCGCTGGCGTACCACATGCTCGGCAATCACCAGGATGCCGACGAAGTGCTGCAGGAAACTTTCCTCCGCGTCTTCCGGCACATAGCGCGGCTGCGCAGCCCGGAAGCCTTCCCGGCGTGGATTTATCAGATCACGGTGAACCTGTGCATGGATTTTCGCAAGCTGCGCACACGGGTGCGCTGGCAGCCGCTCGAGCATGATGCCGACGGCCCCTCGCCGTTTGAACTGGCCACCACCAAGTGGGTGCGCAACCCGCACCAGGTGCTCGAAAACAAAGAGCTGCTTGCCGAGATTACCGCGGCGATCGCCGAGCTGCCCGAGCAGCAGAAGGCGGTCATCCTCATGCACGAGGTCGAGGGCCTCTCGAAGAAAATGATCGCCGAAGTGCTGCAATGCTCGCTGGTCACCGTGCGCACCAACTTGCACCATGCCCGCAAGAAGCTGCGCAAGCGGCTTGCCCTCTATCTGAAAGCATGA
- a CDS encoding anti-sigma factor codes for MPCCEIKEHLLDYLDNELPATLHDEVEQHLRTCLDCRTELESYRTTTLLLQLRAVPEPSAGYWDQTWEKIRRRTQARVFPLHAAPHLPVPRWQRLLQTAWRPLLLTAAGFLLAALGVTTWQQHQREHQPPQWWSEQHRPLARELTLHPVSHAIHDEDMPAELRRQIELMNLSRGTMGAMDPISKSTMMLTLEGTPR; via the coding sequence ATGCCTTGCTGCGAAATCAAAGAACATCTGTTGGACTATCTGGACAACGAACTGCCCGCCACGCTGCATGACGAGGTTGAGCAGCATTTGCGCACCTGTTTGGACTGCCGCACCGAGCTGGAAAGCTACCGCACCACCACCCTGTTGCTGCAACTGCGGGCCGTCCCCGAACCATCGGCGGGATACTGGGACCAAACCTGGGAGAAAATCCGCCGCCGGACCCAGGCCCGCGTGTTCCCGCTGCACGCCGCACCCCACCTGCCGGTGCCGCGGTGGCAGCGGTTGCTGCAAACCGCCTGGCGGCCGCTGCTGCTCACCGCCGCCGGCTTCCTGCTTGCCGCCCTCGGTGTGACGACCTGGCAACAACACCAGCGCGAGCACCAGCCCCCGCAATGGTGGAGCGAGCAGCACCGGCCGCTGGCCCGCGAGTTGACGCTTCATCCCGTGAGCCATGCCATTCATGATGAAGACATGCCCGCAGAGTTGCGCCGCCAAATCGAGTTGATGAACCTCTCGCGCGGCACCATGGGCGCGATGGATCCGATTTCCAAAAGCACGATGATGCTTACCCTGGAGGGCACACCGCGATGA
- a CDS encoding tetratricopeptide repeat protein produces MRVFLLLSILLLVCPPEGFAQDELAAGWSAFQRGDYAAAVDFFAAASSQPEAVVGLSLACQELGRYEESRAVVTAALAKKRAAVLHLRLGELEWFCGEQPAALRQFAAALELAPQDPVCQVQHAALQWHFGERVAARRVFEALLQRYRTATRLPAPEIALVARACIFLERFHEANRLFEQAVKLAPQDWRLYLPWGELFLEKYNQGEAAAIFREALQQNPQCVPAQLGLARCQAADDLQAALEMTKAILVKHPNDPAAHVLAAELLLMANHEQEAAGHVATVLKAFPNHRQALGLQAVLADRRMDQTAVSHLLAQVAALNPRDPVVLMSLATDAARRYLFKESVDYYRRALALDDQNWAAVTGLGISLSRLGQEQEAKQLLETAYRHDPFHVPTVNLLNLFDEYEQYDTLRTPHFLIRLHRDDRPVIGAQAAALCEAAYQAMAPRYRVRPPLPITVEIFPKHDDFAVRCFGLPGAEYFLGICFGPLVAMNSPRARARGEFNWQETLWHEIAHVMHLERSGNRIPRSFAEGLAVYEAAQARSEWGMNMELAMIRALRAGQVLPLHELDESFTGQAERVALAYYQAAQMVEFITQHHGFDKVLALLPEFKQGRKTEAAMQAVLRQSSAEFDRAFQQFLREKFQPERVQTELLPAPPGDRMLASPVALPPQASLMPDDDRLRRLAENQPNNFFATLLYGKYLAAHKQPALAEKYLRQAKALLPAYVGADNPYQLLADLYWQQGRQQEAVAELEVLTSRNGEALDAALLLADWQLARRDSVAAAAALARALAIYPYDLQRQRQFGQLALALRQPARAAMAFEAVLGLQPPDRAGAHCELAAAYLQLGKRDLARKHARLSLEIAPDYERAQEILLRAVE; encoded by the coding sequence ATGCGCGTATTCCTGCTCCTTTCAATTTTGCTGCTCGTTTGCCCGCCCGAAGGTTTCGCCCAAGACGAGCTTGCCGCCGGCTGGTCGGCCTTTCAGCGCGGAGACTATGCCGCCGCCGTCGATTTTTTTGCCGCTGCCTCGTCGCAGCCGGAGGCGGTTGTTGGCTTGAGTCTTGCCTGCCAGGAGCTGGGCCGCTATGAAGAAAGCCGCGCGGTGGTGACGGCGGCGCTGGCGAAAAAACGCGCGGCCGTATTGCATCTGCGCCTGGGCGAATTGGAATGGTTCTGCGGCGAGCAACCCGCGGCCCTGCGCCAGTTTGCCGCGGCGCTCGAACTCGCCCCGCAGGACCCCGTTTGTCAAGTGCAGCATGCCGCGCTGCAGTGGCATTTTGGCGAGCGGGTGGCCGCGCGCCGCGTGTTTGAAGCCCTGCTGCAGCGCTATCGCACTGCGACCCGCCTGCCGGCGCCTGAAATCGCACTGGTGGCGCGCGCCTGCATTTTTCTCGAACGCTTTCATGAGGCCAACCGCCTGTTTGAGCAGGCCGTCAAACTGGCCCCGCAAGACTGGCGGCTCTACCTGCCCTGGGGCGAGCTTTTTCTCGAAAAATACAATCAGGGCGAAGCCGCCGCGATTTTTCGCGAAGCGCTGCAGCAAAACCCGCAGTGTGTGCCGGCGCAATTGGGGCTGGCGCGCTGCCAGGCTGCCGATGATCTCCAGGCCGCCCTCGAAATGACAAAGGCCATTCTCGTCAAGCACCCCAACGATCCGGCGGCCCATGTCCTGGCCGCCGAGTTGCTGCTCATGGCCAATCACGAGCAGGAGGCCGCCGGGCATGTCGCCACCGTGCTGAAGGCCTTTCCGAACCACCGCCAGGCGCTCGGCTTGCAGGCCGTGCTGGCTGACCGCCGCATGGATCAAACCGCGGTCTCCCACCTCCTGGCGCAAGTCGCCGCCCTCAACCCCCGCGATCCGGTGGTGCTGATGAGCCTGGCGACGGACGCGGCACGGCGTTATTTGTTCAAGGAGTCGGTGGATTATTACCGCCGCGCGCTGGCGTTGGATGACCAGAATTGGGCGGCTGTTACCGGGCTGGGCATCAGCCTGTCGCGGCTGGGGCAGGAGCAGGAAGCGAAGCAATTGCTGGAAACGGCTTATCGTCATGATCCCTTTCATGTGCCCACCGTCAATTTGCTCAATCTCTTCGACGAATATGAGCAGTACGACACGCTGCGCACGCCGCATTTCCTGATTCGTTTGCATCGCGATGACCGACCCGTCATCGGCGCCCAGGCCGCGGCGCTGTGCGAAGCCGCCTATCAGGCCATGGCGCCGCGCTATCGCGTCCGGCCGCCGCTGCCCATCACCGTCGAAATTTTCCCCAAACATGATGATTTTGCCGTGCGCTGTTTCGGCCTGCCGGGCGCGGAATATTTTCTCGGCATTTGTTTTGGCCCGCTGGTCGCCATGAATTCACCCCGTGCCCGCGCGCGCGGCGAGTTCAACTGGCAGGAAACGCTGTGGCATGAGATCGCGCACGTCATGCACCTCGAACGCAGCGGCAACCGCATTCCACGTTCGTTTGCCGAGGGCCTGGCGGTTTATGAGGCGGCGCAGGCCCGCAGTGAATGGGGCATGAACATGGAGCTGGCCATGATCCGCGCTTTGCGCGCCGGCCAGGTGTTGCCCCTGCACGAGCTGGACGAAAGCTTTACCGGCCAGGCGGAGCGAGTTGCGCTGGCCTACTATCAAGCCGCGCAGATGGTGGAATTCATCACGCAACACCACGGTTTTGACAAAGTGCTGGCGCTGCTGCCGGAGTTCAAACAGGGCCGCAAGACGGAAGCGGCGATGCAAGCCGTGCTGCGGCAATCCAGCGCCGAATTCGATCGCGCCTTTCAGCAGTTTTTGCGGGAAAAATTTCAGCCGGAGCGCGTGCAGACCGAATTGCTCCCCGCCCCGCCCGGGGACAGGATGCTGGCCAGCCCGGTCGCGCTTCCGCCGCAGGCATCGCTGATGCCAGATGACGACCGCTTGCGACGCCTCGCGGAAAATCAGCCGAATAATTTTTTCGCAACGCTGCTCTATGGCAAGTACCTCGCCGCGCACAAGCAACCGGCGCTGGCGGAAAAGTATCTGCGCCAGGCCAAGGCGCTTCTGCCGGCCTATGTCGGCGCCGATAATCCCTACCAATTGCTGGCCGACTTGTATTGGCAGCAGGGCCGGCAGCAGGAAGCGGTGGCAGAGCTGGAGGTTTTGACCAGCCGCAACGGCGAGGCGCTCGACGCGGCGCTGCTGCTGGCAGACTGGCAGCTCGCGCGGCGTGATTCCGTCGCTGCCGCCGCGGCGCTGGCACGCGCCCTGGCGATTTATCCCTACGACTTGCAACGACAGCGCCAGTTCGGTCAACTCGCGCTGGCCTTGCGCCAGCCGGCACGGGCGGCGATGGCTTTCGAAGCGGTGCTCGGTTTGCAGCCCCCCGACCGCGCCGGTGCCCATTGCGAGCTGGCCGCCGCCTATCTGCAACTCGGCAAACGGGACCTGGCCCGCAAACATGCCCGGCTCTCGCTGGAAATCGCGCCGGACTATGAGCGCGCCCAGGAGATTTTGCTGCGCGCGGTGGAATGA
- a CDS encoding DUF4159 domain-containing protein: MQHFCLAVFLLGLAPLSGWTQIPHAAAGGNGTSLPDAMAFTFTRVEWESGRRGFGLGFGSRGPLWAHDYPTAEQNLYLALQTLTTLPLTFENRVVRLQDQAIFDLPLLYLCEPGYWTPAEGEVQQLREYLRRGGFLLVDDFRNEHEWYNFVHQMERVVPEPPQELALEHPVFHCFFEFQQVGRHAPYFGLQPRFYAIFDEQGRMMALINYNNDIGDGWEWPQYDPEFSTEAFKLGINYLIYAMTH, translated from the coding sequence ATGCAGCATTTTTGCCTCGCCGTTTTCCTGCTCGGCCTCGCGCCGCTGTCCGGCTGGACGCAAATCCCGCATGCCGCGGCCGGCGGCAATGGCACGTCACTACCCGATGCCATGGCCTTCACGTTCACACGGGTGGAGTGGGAGTCGGGCCGCCGCGGTTTCGGCCTGGGCTTTGGCAGCCGCGGCCCGCTGTGGGCCCACGACTATCCCACCGCCGAGCAAAATCTTTACCTCGCACTGCAGACGCTCACCACCCTGCCGCTGACCTTCGAAAACCGCGTCGTGCGCCTGCAAGACCAGGCGATTTTCGATTTGCCCCTGCTGTACCTGTGTGAGCCGGGCTATTGGACCCCCGCGGAGGGGGAAGTCCAACAATTGCGCGAATACCTGCGCCGCGGCGGCTTTCTGCTCGTCGATGATTTTCGCAACGAGCATGAGTGGTACAACTTCGTGCACCAGATGGAGCGCGTCGTGCCCGAGCCGCCGCAGGAGCTGGCGCTCGAACATCCGGTGTTTCATTGCTTTTTCGAATTCCAGCAGGTGGGTCGGCATGCCCCCTACTTCGGTCTGCAACCGCGCTTCTATGCGATTTTTGACGAGCAGGGCCGCATGATGGCCCTGATCAACTACAACAATGACATCGGCGACGGCTGGGAATGGCCGCAGTATGACCCCGAGTTTTCCACCGAAGCCTTCAAACTCGGCATCAACTATCTGATTTATGCCATGACGCATTGA
- a CDS encoding DUF4159 domain-containing protein, with protein MKKLSLSLLLLGLLPDGPAAAQTLQPDAFTFVRLKYSSGKFSYGFRLRFQMWDSWEVDYPTAEENFLSVFEEVTRLPVNDQAIAISLTDPQLFDCSFAYILEVGFMQLTPAEADSLREWCLRGGFLMIDDFHGSAQWENFLSEFRRVFPDRQPVRLQPDHPVFHCYFDFTQAPPPVPGLAPIMRGTTYEYDGVEPQCWGFFDDNNRLMVLVNFNVDIGDSWEHSADPKYPRQYSLVGHRLGINYVIYAMTH; from the coding sequence ATGAAGAAACTCTCCCTCAGCCTGTTGCTCCTCGGCCTGCTGCCGGACGGGCCCGCTGCGGCACAAACGCTGCAGCCTGACGCCTTCACCTTCGTCCGCCTGAAATACAGCTCGGGCAAATTCTCCTACGGTTTTCGCCTGCGTTTTCAAATGTGGGACAGTTGGGAAGTGGATTATCCCACCGCCGAGGAGAACTTCCTTAGCGTCTTTGAAGAAGTGACGCGGCTGCCGGTGAATGATCAGGCCATCGCGATTTCGCTCACCGACCCGCAGCTCTTCGATTGCTCGTTTGCCTACATTCTGGAGGTCGGCTTCATGCAGCTCACCCCCGCCGAAGCCGATTCGCTGCGGGAATGGTGCCTGCGCGGCGGCTTCCTCATGATCGACGATTTCCACGGCTCGGCGCAGTGGGAAAATTTTCTCAGCGAGTTTCGCCGCGTCTTCCCGGACCGGCAGCCGGTGCGCCTGCAGCCCGATCATCCCGTGTTTCACTGCTATTTCGACTTCACCCAGGCACCGCCCCCCGTGCCCGGGCTGGCCCCCATCATGCGCGGCACCACCTACGAGTATGACGGCGTCGAGCCGCAATGCTGGGGCTTTTTCGACGACAACAATCGTCTGATGGTGCTGGTGAATTTCAATGTCGACATCGGCGACAGTTGGGAACATTCGGCCGACCCCAAATATCCCAGACAGTATTCGCTGGTGGGGCACCGCCTGGGCATCAACTACGTCATCTATGCCATGACCCATTGA
- a CDS encoding AAA family ATPase, which yields MDPHVSTANLEERQLAARLQQARDAILGEIRKLIIGQDDTIELVLIALFTGGHCLITGVPGLAKTLLIRTLAKILDLDFKRIQFTPDLMPADITGIDVIEEDRTSGKRVLKFIKGPLFANIILADEINRTPPKTQAALLEAMQEHHITAGGVTYRLEEPFFVLATQNPIELEGTYPLPEAQLDRFMFNLVMDYLPEEQEVEVATATTGNRNPVLQQVVRGEDVLAFQALVRKVFISQEVARYAVQLVRATRPTTPTAPDFVKNWVTWGAGLRASQYLVLGGKARALLHGRVNVSVKDIQALALPVLRHRVLTNFFAESEKVKAEDIIRRLLEIVPPPKSGL from the coding sequence ATGGACCCGCACGTCTCCACGGCCAATCTCGAGGAACGCCAGCTTGCGGCGCGCTTGCAACAGGCGCGGGACGCCATTCTCGGCGAAATCCGCAAACTCATCATCGGACAGGACGACACCATCGAGCTGGTGCTGATCGCCCTGTTCACCGGCGGCCATTGCCTGATCACCGGTGTGCCCGGTCTGGCCAAGACCCTGCTCATCCGCACCCTGGCGAAAATTCTCGATCTCGATTTCAAGCGCATTCAATTCACCCCCGATTTGATGCCGGCCGACATCACCGGCATCGACGTCATCGAGGAAGACCGCACCTCCGGCAAGCGCGTGCTGAAGTTCATCAAAGGCCCGCTTTTCGCCAACATCATCCTCGCGGACGAGATCAACCGCACCCCGCCCAAGACCCAGGCCGCACTGCTGGAGGCGATGCAGGAACATCACATCACCGCCGGCGGCGTCACCTATCGACTGGAAGAGCCGTTTTTCGTGCTGGCCACGCAAAACCCCATCGAGCTGGAAGGCACCTACCCGCTGCCCGAGGCCCAGCTTGACCGCTTCATGTTCAATCTGGTGATGGATTATCTGCCGGAAGAGCAGGAGGTGGAAGTGGCCACCGCCACCACCGGCAACCGCAATCCCGTGCTGCAGCAGGTGGTGAGGGGGGAGGACGTGCTGGCATTTCAAGCGCTGGTGCGCAAGGTTTTCATCTCCCAGGAAGTGGCCCGCTATGCGGTGCAGCTCGTGCGCGCCACCCGGCCGACCACACCCACGGCGCCGGACTTTGTGAAAAACTGGGTCACCTGGGGCGCGGGCCTGCGCGCCTCGCAGTATCTCGTTTTGGGTGGCAAGGCGCGCGCCCTGCTGCATGGTCGTGTCAATGTCTCCGTCAAGGATATTCAAGCCCTGGCGCTGCCGGTGCTGCGTCACCGTGTGCTCACCAATTTCTTCGCGGAGTCGGAGAAGGTCAAAGCCGAGGACATCATCCGGCGGCTGTTGGAAATCGTGCCGCCGCCCAAGTCGGGATTGTGA
- a CDS encoding DUF58 domain-containing protein, whose product MTPRPNLRFIDPEILSRLKGMELRARTVVEGFLSGLHRSPYTGFSIEFAEYRQYTPGDDPRHIDWKVFARSDRFYVKRYEDETNLHCLILLDLSGSMAGTAGPRQPARLSKFDYARYLTAALAYFIFQQRDALGLLAFDDEVRLQIPAKFRPGHLLNLLCELETLQPGSGRGSNLRVLHQVAEGMKRKGMVIVVSDFFCDLPPLASAFEHLRFRGHDVIALQVMDDFELHFDFNRLTRFVGWENEPALLGMPQTLRDQYLRNLQAHQSELKRICGLNRIDYTLLHTSQPLDFALHAYLAARSGKK is encoded by the coding sequence ATGACCCCGCGTCCGAACCTGCGCTTCATCGATCCTGAAATTCTGTCGCGCCTGAAAGGCATGGAGCTGCGCGCGCGCACGGTGGTGGAGGGTTTTCTCAGCGGCCTGCATCGCAGCCCCTACACCGGCTTCAGCATCGAATTCGCCGAATACCGGCAATACACGCCCGGAGATGATCCGCGTCACATCGATTGGAAAGTCTTCGCCCGCAGCGACCGCTTTTACGTCAAGCGCTATGAAGACGAGACCAATCTGCACTGCCTCATCCTGCTGGATCTCTCCGGCAGCATGGCGGGCACCGCCGGCCCGCGCCAGCCGGCGCGGCTGTCCAAGTTCGATTATGCGCGTTATCTCACCGCCGCGCTGGCGTACTTCATCTTTCAGCAGCGCGATGCGCTCGGCCTGCTGGCCTTTGACGACGAGGTCCGCCTGCAGATTCCCGCGAAATTCCGGCCGGGCCACCTGCTCAATTTGTTGTGCGAGCTGGAAACCCTGCAGCCCGGCAGCGGCCGCGGCAGCAACCTGCGCGTCTTGCATCAGGTGGCCGAGGGCATGAAACGCAAGGGCATGGTGATTGTGGTGAGTGATTTCTTTTGCGACCTGCCACCGCTGGCCAGCGCCTTCGAACATTTGCGCTTTCGCGGCCATGACGTCATCGCCCTGCAGGTCATGGACGATTTTGAATTGCATTTCGACTTCAACCGCCTGACGCGTTTCGTCGGCTGGGAAAACGAACCGGCGCTGCTCGGCATGCCGCAGACGCTGCGCGACCAGTATCTGCGCAATCTGCAGGCACATCAAAGCGAGCTGAAGCGCATTTGCGGCCTGAATCGCATTGATTACACCCTGCTGCACACCTCGCAGCCGCTGGATTTCGCGCTGCATGCCTATCTGGCGGCGCGCAGCGGAAAAAAGTGA